One window from the genome of Elusimicrobiota bacterium encodes:
- a CDS encoding AI-2E family transporter produces the protein MEPKKSVLDGKKFSKYFLLTAFALSLLLLLSLVRFFVLPIMLAIIIAILIYPLFKLLLMLTKNRRALASILCCILILTLILLPLMFVSQILIAQSIGLYRNIGPQLNNLIQQDNTGIVGRIMNSPVGAWLVAHDITMDWQTVFEKTMDFSEASIASFVNRTFKMTVEAVFGLFITLFSLFYFLRDGETILLKIKDVIPLTEEYKDRIIFRFYSMSNATVKGILLIALLQSSLATLTLWIFGIKGWLLWGLVLLILSVIPFIGTGAVLVPAGIIKIVNGDVWQGVLIIIISVFFISVIDNILRPRIVGQHAGMHDLLVFFSMIGGIVSFGPVGLLIGPLIAAIFLSILEIYKIEFQHQIKLPGQEENSLPHPEP, from the coding sequence ATGGAACCTAAAAAAAGTGTTTTAGACGGGAAGAAATTCAGCAAGTATTTTTTGCTTACGGCTTTTGCTTTGTCTTTATTGTTATTATTGAGCCTGGTTCGTTTTTTTGTGTTGCCAATTATGCTTGCCATAATAATCGCAATACTTATATATCCGTTATTTAAACTACTGCTTATGCTCACAAAAAACAGGCGGGCTCTGGCTTCTATATTATGTTGTATTCTTATACTGACTTTAATTTTACTGCCTTTAATGTTTGTATCCCAAATTTTAATAGCTCAAAGCATCGGCCTTTACCGCAATATAGGCCCTCAATTAAACAACTTAATTCAGCAGGACAACACAGGAATTGTGGGAAGAATAATGAATTCGCCTGTGGGCGCCTGGCTTGTTGCGCACGATATTACTATGGATTGGCAAACGGTTTTTGAAAAAACTATGGACTTTTCTGAAGCTTCAATTGCCTCCTTTGTTAACAGGACTTTTAAAATGACCGTTGAAGCAGTATTTGGATTGTTCATAACGCTCTTTTCATTATTCTATTTCTTAAGAGACGGGGAAACAATTCTACTGAAAATAAAAGATGTCATACCTCTGACCGAGGAATACAAAGACAGGATAATTTTCAGGTTTTATTCCATGTCAAATGCCACGGTGAAAGGAATACTTCTGATTGCGCTGCTGCAAAGCTCGCTTGCTACGCTCACGCTGTGGATCTTCGGCATTAAAGGATGGCTGCTCTGGGGCCTGGTTCTTCTTATATTATCTGTAATACCGTTTATCGGCACCGGGGCTGTCTTAGTGCCTGCAGGTATTATCAAAATAGTCAATGGTGATGTCTGGCAGGGTGTCCTAATAATTATTATCAGCGTATTTTTTATTTCCGTTATAGATAACATCCTCAGACCGCGTATTGTAGGCCAGCATGCCGGCATGCATGACTTGCTGGTATTTTTCTCGATGATCGGAGGAATAGTATCTTTCGGGCCTGTCGGCTTATTGATCGGCCCATTGATTGCCGCAATTTTCCTTTCAATTCTGGAAATCTATAAAATTGAATTCCAGCATCAAATTA